The Vicia villosa cultivar HV-30 ecotype Madison, WI linkage group LG1, Vvil1.0, whole genome shotgun sequence genome includes a region encoding these proteins:
- the LOC131643482 gene encoding FCS-Like Zinc finger 8-like, whose translation MEDSSGSKRIGLSLFNSPKLFTNFTSKGFHETETSMMSPTSVLDSKTFNGFRKNRFWSEATNTNSAGKQEQKRCCWEKHESKVVVGLGLVDVLIDDEKNSEVNSKVENRTVLFGSQLKIQIPSFSSSSESSSSPLSRGDFGIKTRNSCLGSSSGSFSVSPVGKSSSGCGGGDSVVENGNLNSGNGVFKGCVSASEMELSEDYTRVICHGPNPRTTHIFDNCVIESSCFDFGCSVSVKENGYCVPQSPTSYYHQYENFLSFCFYCKKNLEQGKDIYMYRGEMAFCSHECRSQGMSILEARDAYYEA comes from the exons ATGGAGGATTCTTCTGGTTCAAAGAGAATCGGTTTATCTTTATTTAATTCTCCGAAGTTGTTTACGAATTTTACTTCGAAGGGTTTTCATGAAACGGAAACAAGTATGATGAGTCCTACTTCAGTTCTTGATAGTAAAACTTTTAATGGTTTCAGAAAGAATCGTTTTTGGTCTGAAGCAACTAATACTAATAGTGCTGGAAAACAAGAACAGAAACGTTGTTGTTGGGAAAAACATGAGTCAAAGGTTGTTGTTGGTCTTGGTTTAGTTGAtgttcttattgatgatgaaaaAAACAGTGAAGTGAATTCGAAGGTGGAAAACAGAACGGTTCTGTTTGGATCTCAGTTGAAGATTCAGATTCCGTCTTTTTCCTCTTCGTCTGAATCATCGTCTTCGCCTTTATCTAGGGGCGATTTCGGAATCAAGACTAGGAACTCTTGTTTAGGTTCTTCTTCTGGAAGCTTCTCGGTCTCTCCTGTGGGAAAATCTTCATCTGGGTGTGGTGGTGGTGATTCTGTTGTTGAAAATGGAAATTTGAATTCTGGTAATGGAGTTTTCAAAGGGTGTGTTTCTGCAAGTGAAATGGAGCTTTCGGAGGATTATACGCGTGTGATTTGTCATGGCCCGAATCCGAGAACaactcatatatttgataattgtGTAATAGAGAGTAGTTGTTTTGATTTTGGATGTTCTGTTTCTGTTAAAGAGAATGGGTATTGTGTTCCTCAGAGTCCTACTAGCTATTATCATCAGTATGAGAATTTTCTGAGTTTCTGTTTTTActgcaagaagaatcttgagCAGGGTAAAGACATCTACATGTACAG GGGTGAGATGGCATTTTGCAGCCATGAATGCCGTAGCCAGGGGATGTCCATATTGGAAGCCAGGGATGCTTATTATGAGGCATAA